The genomic window CGAGTGCAGTGAAAGTTGCACGCTCGGTTCTGAAGGAGAGGTGTCCTAGAGTAATCCAGGCATCGACTCTAATCAATTCATTATCTTGGTAACTACTGAAATAACAATGGAACCTATTCGTATCTTTCACTTTTCCGATGTTCTGTGTATTTGGGCTTATATTGCTCAGATTCGTCTGGATGAGTTGAAAACAACCTTTCAAGATCGAGTTGCGCTCGAATACCACTTCGTCCCTGTCTTTGGTGTTGCTCGTGAAAAGCTGGAGAACCGATGGCGCGATCGCGGTGGCTTAAAAGGATATAGTGACCACGTTCACGAAGTTGTACAAAAGTTCGATTACATCACTATTCATCCTGATATTTGGACTAAAGTTACGCCACCTTCATCCACATCCTGTCATTTATTTCTTCATGCGATTCAAATATTAGAAGCGAAGGGATTGGTGGAGCAACAGGCATTTGAAAAAGCAATCTGGGCATTTCGGGAGGCATTTTTTACCCAACTGGCAAATATTTCTGACCGCAAAGTACAATTTGAAATTGCCGAAGAGTTAAAACTTTCGATCGCTGCTATCCAAGCTCAGATTGATAGTGGTGAGGCATACGCTCAACTATCCAAGGATTTTGAATTAGTCAAAGAGCATACGGTTACGGTCAGTCCTACCCTGATTTTTAATGAAGGACGACAGAGACTCAACGGCAATGTGGGCTACCGGGTCATCGAAGCTAATATTCGGGAGTTACTACACAATCCTCCCGGAGAGCAATCCTGGTGTTAGAAATCTTGCGTTAATGGAAAGCTGCGATCGCAATCCAACCTACTTGATCGTCAAAATTAATCTTCAAGCAACAAATTCACCCCGATCTCACACATTAGCTTGTCCTATCATGACACTGATGCTGGCTTCGTTTAGTCTCAGCTTATATATGACACATTTGCTGGAGTTGCCACCCAAAAACTAAACATAATCTTCCCACTCTGAATCATTACTCTCTTCTTCCACATAGTTAGAAGGATCGTTGGCGGAATAATTAGGGTAGGTGTGAGAAACTAATCGATTAGCATCTGAAGGGCGACGAGTTTTTGGTAAACGCTCTAGGGAATTGGGAAGAGTCTGCTTACTGGGTGGGAGACGCTCTAGCTCTCTTTGGGAGGCGATATTGGGAGCATTAAAAGTTTTCCAAGCAGCTTTGACACCACTCCACAAACTACGAGTCCCAACTTGGACTTTTTGCGCTTGCTGTTTAGCACCGACAACGGAGCGATCCACTTGTTTGACTACTTGAGTGGCACTTTTGACACCTTCATTCACTTCATCTGTCAGATCGCTAATCTCTAGTCCTGTGAGGCGGATGGCTTCCAAGGTGGGTGGTAGTTCGCGGTTTAAAGTATCAAACAGCTTTTCCGCACTTCTCGCTGCACGAGCCAATTCCTGCAACGCTGGGAGCGCCGCTACCAAAACAGCCGTTAAACTTGCTGCAACTAATAGTATCGATAATCCTAGCCAGAAAATTGGTTCAGTCACTACCTTGAACTTAAATTTAGTACTCAGATGCCCTTAAAGAAGAATCTTGAGGTGAAATATCAGGATTTTTGAGGGATTGCCGTTCTTGCTGACTAGCTCTAATTCCGGCGGCGATCGCCACTTGAAGCCGATTTAGGGTTTCATCCCAGTTACGCAGGGCTGATTCTGAAATGCGATCGGCTTGAATTTGCATGGTAGTAGACAAATCTTCCGCGAGATCGGGAAGAGCCTCGACAGATTTCTTGACAAATTGTTTAGTTTGTCTACTACTGCGAGGAGAGACTAATAAACCTGCCATAGTCCCTAGCACTGTCCCTGTAACCATTCCAATAATAAAAGCTCCCGTATTTGATTTTGACATTATTTCTGGTTTAAGTGGTTTTTCCTGGGCTGTTGTCTTAAAGCTAACCTCAAAGTTAACCTCTTGTCTTATAGTTGTAAAGTAATTTCGTAACTCAATCTACTCCCAGTTCTTGGTTTTGTTTAGTAGCAATTTGCTTGTCAGTAACTACGAGGACGATTTCGCCGCACCACCCCCCAAAGTTTGGTCGGTTGGGATTGAGTTAATAGTAATCGGTTTAGCAGCGATAAAAATTGGTAAGCTCTTAGCAGCTTAGGTTCCATTTGTTGATATCCAATGCGTGATCGCCTTGTTGCTTGTTGTCCTTGCAAAATTGCTTTTGGTGCAGGATAGAGAACTTCATGGGTTTGTTTTTCCACCATTTCTAAAGATTTAGCCATATTAGTTAGTGTCGGCTTGAGTTTAATGAAAAACCAAGCGGCTGCCAGACAGATGAGAGCGATCGCACAATTTATACATACAACTATGACAATCATTAACGCAACTTCTGACTTCTGACTTCTGACTTCTGACTTATTAATCCTAGCTGTTCTAACATTTGAGCATCTGCATCTAATCCTGGATTGGGGGTTGTGAGTAAGCGATCGCCTGTAAAAATGGAATTAGCTCCAGCTAGAAAACATAATGCCTGTTCTGCTAAACTCATGCTGCGACGACCAGCAGAGAGCCTTACAGTAGCCTTGGGAATCGCAATTCGAGTCGTGGCGATCGTCCGCACCAACACCAAAGGATCGAGAATCGGTAAATCCCCGAATGGCGTTCCTTCTACAGGTACTAAAGCATTAATTGGCACCGATTTGGGTTGTGGATCTAGATTAGCTAAAGTATGAATTAACTCGATCCGATCTAAATCCGTTTCCCCCATCCCCACAATTCCACCACAACAAACCTCAATTCCCGCCGCAGCTACCGCTTTAATTGTCTCTAATCGGTCTTGATAGGTGCGAGTCGTGATAATTTCGGGGTAAAACCGCGCAGAAGTGTCTAAATTATGGTTATAGGCAGTTAAGCCAGCCTCTGCTAACTTTACCGCTTGATCTGGGCGCAGCATCCCCAACGTGACACAAGCTTCCATCCCCAAATCTACAACTTGTCTGACCATTTCTAGGACTTGCTCAAATTGCACCCCATCTGGTACTTTTCTCCAAGCCGCACCCATACAGAAACGAGATGAACCGTTGGCTTTAGCTGCTTGAGCCTGCTCTATGACATCATCTAAAGGTAACAGCCCATAATTTTCAACCTCAGTCTCATAACGCGCACTTTGAGGGCAATACTTGCAGTCTTCAGGACAATTACCCGACTTAATATTAGCCAAAGTGCATAACTGCACGGCATCTGGTTCATGATATTGACGATGCCATGATTGCGCCTCAAACACCAAAGCCGTCAGAGGTTGCTGATATATTTGTCGAACCTGCTCTAGAGAAATCAATTCCACACCCACTAATAAGCTGTCACGCATTTAATTTACAAAGTTGAGATTAAAGAAGGGAAAGAAAGATGCAATTTTTATTGGCACAGCAGCTTAGAAAATCAACGATTATCTTGACATAGTAGTGAGTAGTTAGTGAAAGGCTAGATAAAATAATTAATCTCTTCTACCAATTCTCTTCTAATGAACCACAAAGGCAGAATTAAACACAAGTAATTTTTAGGAGCAGGTTTGTAGGGGCGGGTTTAGCAGATCTATTTTCATATTACAGATAGATATCAAACAAAACCCGCCCTCTTGGGATCGAACTCATCAAATGCGATCGCAACTAACTAGCTACCAACCTTAGCCAAAGCGGCTATATCTCTCATTTT from Merismopedia glauca CCAP 1448/3 includes these protein-coding regions:
- a CDS encoding DUF948 domain-containing protein, whose protein sequence is MTEPIFWLGLSILLVAASLTAVLVAALPALQELARAARSAEKLFDTLNRELPPTLEAIRLTGLEISDLTDEVNEGVKSATQVVKQVDRSVVGAKQQAQKVQVGTRSLWSGVKAAWKTFNAPNIASQRELERLPPSKQTLPNSLERLPKTRRPSDANRLVSHTYPNYSANDPSNYVEEESNDSEWEDYV
- a CDS encoding DsbA family oxidoreductase translates to MEPIRIFHFSDVLCIWAYIAQIRLDELKTTFQDRVALEYHFVPVFGVAREKLENRWRDRGGLKGYSDHVHEVVQKFDYITIHPDIWTKVTPPSSTSCHLFLHAIQILEAKGLVEQQAFEKAIWAFREAFFTQLANISDRKVQFEIAEELKLSIAAIQAQIDSGEAYAQLSKDFELVKEHTVTVSPTLIFNEGRQRLNGNVGYRVIEANIRELLHNPPGEQSWC
- a CDS encoding YtxH domain-containing protein, giving the protein MSKSNTGAFIIGMVTGTVLGTMAGLLVSPRSSRQTKQFVKKSVEALPDLAEDLSTTMQIQADRISESALRNWDETLNRLQVAIAAGIRASQQERQSLKNPDISPQDSSLRASEY
- the bioB gene encoding biotin synthase BioB → MRDSLLVGVELISLEQVRQIYQQPLTALVFEAQSWHRQYHEPDAVQLCTLANIKSGNCPEDCKYCPQSARYETEVENYGLLPLDDVIEQAQAAKANGSSRFCMGAAWRKVPDGVQFEQVLEMVRQVVDLGMEACVTLGMLRPDQAVKLAEAGLTAYNHNLDTSARFYPEIITTRTYQDRLETIKAVAAAGIEVCCGGIVGMGETDLDRIELIHTLANLDPQPKSVPINALVPVEGTPFGDLPILDPLVLVRTIATTRIAIPKATVRLSAGRRSMSLAEQALCFLAGANSIFTGDRLLTTPNPGLDADAQMLEQLGLISQKSEVRSQKLR